Proteins encoded together in one Thermoplasmata archaeon window:
- the albA gene encoding DNA-binding protein Alba, which produces MTEDNVIRVANKPAMNYVVAVVTQANSGAKEVIIKARGNAISRAVDVVEIVRNRFIKDMVIKDIKIATEQVQRENGSTMNVSAIEITLAKK; this is translated from the coding sequence ATGACGGAAGACAATGTAATTCGAGTGGCTAACAAGCCAGCGATGAACTATGTGGTAGCGGTTGTTACACAAGCAAACAGTGGCGCCAAAGAAGTGATCATAAAGGCAAGAGGCAACGCAATAAGCAGGGCAGTAGATGTTGTGGAAATAGTGAGGAACAGATTCATCAAGGACATGGTGATAAAAGACATAAAAATAGCAACAGAACAGGTACAGAGAGAGAATGGAAGCACAATGAATGTCTCAGCAATTGAAATCACGCTGGCAAAGAAGTAA